The stretch of DNA CACATCGCGCAGGGCATAGGCGGGGTGGCTGGCCAGCGGCTCGACCTCGGTGGCGCCGACGAGGAAGCGCAGCAATTCGCCCTCGGCCAGTTCGACCACCAGACCCGCGCCGCCGCCCGGATCGCGGCTGATGGTGGGGGCGGCGTTCAGGCCCTTTTCTGCGGCGACATGCGCGATCTGCTCGAGCCGGTCCTGCGAGCAGACGAAGGTGGTGGAGCGCACAAAACGTTCTGCGTTTTCGCTGAAGGAGACCAGATAGGGGAAGGTCCCGCTGCCGCGCAGATAGTAGGTACCATCCTGCTGGCCACCATCGGCGCAACCCCAGATGTCGATCATCCACTGATGGGCATGTGCCGCGTCAGGCAGGGCCAGTTCGATGCTGCGAAGTTTCATCATCACTGTGTCCCTCAAAAACCGGCGGCGGCGATGCCCGCCTTGGCCGCCACGTCGTCATGTTCACCCGTGTCGCCGCTGATCCCCACGGCGCCCACGATCTCTCCACCGGTCTTCACCAGCACGCCGCCCGGCGAGAAGGCGATACGCCCATCCAGCACAACGCTAACACTCTGGAAGAATACGGGATTGCCCTTGGCGCGCTCGGCCAGAACCGAGGTGTCGGCATCCATGGCCAGAGCGCCGGCGGCTTTCGCGCGGGCGATGTCGAGCCGGGCGAAGCTGGCGCCATCCTCCCGCGCGAAGGCGATGGGGTGGCCGCCCTTGTCCAGCACGATGACGGCCAGCGGTTTGAGACTTTGCGCGCGGGCATCGGCCAGCGCCCCGGCGAGGATCGCCTGAGCCTGGGCAAGAGTGAGGGCGCTCATGCGGCTTTCTCCATGGTGAGGCCCAGCAGTTGGGCGCGCCGGGCAATCAGGCTTTCCGCCGAACCGGTGCCGAAGACATAGTGATCGGGGCGGACC from Novosphingobium sp. encodes:
- a CDS encoding heme-binding protein, producing MSALTLAQAQAILAGALADARAQSLKPLAVIVLDKGGHPIAFAREDGASFARLDIARAKAAGALAMDADTSVLAERAKGNPVFFQSVSVVLDGRIAFSPGGVLVKTGGEIVGAVGISGDTGEHDDVAAKAGIAAAGF